A genome region from Hevea brasiliensis isolate MT/VB/25A 57/8 chromosome 7, ASM3005281v1, whole genome shotgun sequence includes the following:
- the LOC110668703 gene encoding nitrile-specifier protein 5-like, giving the protein MDVVRAQWCELDQKGTGPGARSSHAITLVGHKAYAFGGEFTPRVPVDNNLHVFDLQTQACSVPQVTGDIPPPRVGVTMASVGKTIYVFGGRDATHKELNELYSFDTLQTSGRYYLVVDSGPPHRTYHSTTSDQRRVYIFGGCVSGRLNDLWAYDVVEEKWVQCPTAGENCKGRGGPGLAIAQGKIWVVYGFAGLEVDDVHGFDPANGKWEQVETCGEKPTARSVFSTVGIGKYIIIYGGEVDPSDLGYLGAGKFTGEVWALDTEALRWQRVDDGVGSENHPGARGWCAFGSGRLNGKEGLLLYGGNSPSNERLDDIFFLSPCLDSNEKD; this is encoded by the exons ATGGACGTAGTACGAGCTCAGTGGTGCGAG CTTGATCAGAAGGGAACTGGTCCTGGAGCTAGAAGCTCACATGCAATCACCCTTGTAGGTCACAAGGCCTATGCTTTTGGTGGCGAGTTCACCCCTCGTGTCCCTGTCGATAACAACCTTCACGTCTTCGATCTCCAGACCCAGGCATGTTCCGTCCCCCAAGTCACCGGCGACATTCCTCCGCCGCGGGTTGGTGTCACGATGGCCTCTGTAGGCAAAACCATCTATGTGTTTGGTGGTAGGGACGCTACGCATAAGGAGCTGAACGAGCTCTACTCTTTTGACACTTTACAAACAAGTGGACGCTACTATCTAGTGGTGGACAGCGGCCCGCCTCACCGGACATACCACTCAACCACCTCCGATCAACGACGCGTGTACATCTTTGGTGGTTGTGTTTCGGGTCGGTTAAATGACCTATGGGCCTATGATGTGGTGGAAGAGAAATGGGTCCAGTGTCCAACAGCAGGAGAAAATTGCAAGGGCAGAGGTGGGCCTGGGCTGGCCATAGCCCAAGGAAAAATATGGGTTGTTTATGGGTTCGCCGGGCTGGAGGTGGACGACGTGCATGGTTTTGATCCGGCGAACGGGAAGTGGGAGCAAGTAGAGACATGTGGCGAGAAACCAACGGCTAGAAGTGTATTTTCAACTGTTGGGATTGGGAAATACATAATCATATACGGTGGAGAAGTGGACCCCAGCGACTTGGGCTACCTGGGTGCCGGGAAGTTCACCGGCGAGGTTTGGGCGCTGGACACAGAGGCTTTAAGGTGGCAGAGGGTGGATGATGGGGTGGGGTCAGAGAACCATCCTGGGGCGAGAGGTTGGTGTGCCTTTGGTTCGGGTAGATTGAATGGGAAAGAGGGGCTTTTGTTGTATGGAGGGAACTCTCCAAGCAATGAGCGGCTGGATGATATTTTCTTCCTCAGTCCTTGCCTGGACTCAAATGAAAAAGACTAG